A single genomic interval of Flavobacterium sp. N2820 harbors:
- a CDS encoding cbb3-type cytochrome c oxidase N-terminal domain-containing protein, giving the protein MKKLIPSYVRVPLLFAFVFAALEYFIDSGDRPAFIKFPMVALFLGVFLFLLIAIEIVIDAVDKVTYHLLTDEQKKQLAEAQSVSFTESKWYQSIVSKLTRSKEMEREEDIMLDHDYDGIKELDNVLPPWWVYLFYGTIIFALVYMVRFHIVNEYDQEQEFINEVELAALEKSKLPKSAADEVSYETVVAVTDATSLAKGKEIFTNACAACHKADGGGLVGPNLTDEHWINGGGIKNVFKIISEGSKNNASMVAWKGNLSSTDIQSVASYILTLKGTKPAGAKAAEGEVWKETAAVAPTATTVVDSTKIIAAPAK; this is encoded by the coding sequence ATGAAAAAATTAATTCCATCATACGTAAGAGTTCCATTACTGTTTGCATTTGTATTTGCAGCTTTGGAATATTTTATCGATTCAGGAGACAGGCCAGCTTTTATAAAGTTTCCAATGGTAGCTTTATTTTTGGGAGTATTCTTGTTTTTATTAATTGCAATAGAAATCGTAATCGATGCTGTTGATAAAGTAACGTATCATTTATTAACAGATGAACAAAAGAAACAATTAGCAGAGGCGCAATCAGTCTCTTTTACAGAAAGTAAATGGTATCAAAGTATTGTTAGTAAACTTACTCGTTCTAAAGAAATGGAAAGAGAAGAAGACATTATGTTAGATCATGATTATGATGGTATCAAAGAACTAGATAATGTTTTGCCACCATGGTGGGTTTATTTATTCTATGGTACGATAATATTTGCTTTGGTTTATATGGTACGTTTTCATATCGTTAATGAATACGATCAGGAACAAGAATTTATAAATGAAGTTGAATTAGCAGCATTAGAGAAATCAAAATTACCAAAAAGTGCAGCTGATGAAGTAAGTTATGAAACGGTAGTTGCTGTAACAGACGCCACAAGTTTAGCAAAGGGCAAAGAAATTTTCACAAATGCTTGTGCAGCATGTCATAAAGCTGATGGTGGAGGTTTAGTAGGGCCTAATTTAACAGATGAACATTGGATTAACGGAGGTGGTATTAAAAATGTTTTCAAGATTATTTCTGAAGGAAGTAAAAACAATGCTTCAATGGTTGCTTGGAAAGGAAATTTATCTTCAACAGATATTCAAAGTGTTGCTAGTTATATTTTAACATTAAAAGGCACCAAACCTGCTGGCGCTAAAGCTGCAGAAGGAGAAGTTTGGAAAGAAACAGCTGCTGTTGCACCAACAGCAACAACTGTAGTGGATTCAACAAAAATAATAGCAGCTCCTGCAAAATAA
- a CDS encoding CcoQ/FixQ family Cbb3-type cytochrome c oxidase assembly chaperone → MLKFIKHNLETIEGVDIYPIISLTIFFTAFVLFTVWAFTYSKDKIKEISQMPLNDE, encoded by the coding sequence ATGCTAAAGTTTATCAAACATAATTTGGAAACTATTGAAGGAGTAGATATTTATCCAATCATTTCATTGACAATTTTCTTTACTGCATTTGTATTGTTCACAGTATGGGCTTTTACCTATAGTAAAGATAAAATCAAAGAAATTAGCCAAATGCCATTAAACGACGAATAG
- the ccoN gene encoding cytochrome-c oxidase, cbb3-type subunit I, protein MEKQQFYYDNKIVRNFIYASIVFGVVGMLVGLILAFLFLFPNLTSGVSFLSFGRLRPLHTNAVIFAFVGNAMFAGVYYSMQRLLKTRMFSDLLSKIHFWGWQLIIVAAAISLPLGYSTSKEYAELEWPIDIAIALIWVVFGINMIGTIIKRRERHIYVAIWFYIATFVTVAVLHIFNSLELPVSAMKSYSVYAGVQDALVQWWYGHNAVAFFLTTPFLGMMYYFVPKVANRPVYSYRLSIIHFWSLIFIYIWAGPHHLLYTALPDWAQNLGVVFSVMLIAPSWGGMINGLLTLRGVWDKVRTDAVLKFFVVAITGYGMATFEGPMLSLKNVNAIAHFTDWIIAHVHVGALAWNGFLSFGMIYWLIPRMTKTKLFSEKLANFHFWIGTLGIILYSLPMYVAGFLQASMWKQFKPDGGALQYGNFLETVTEIMPMYWMRAIGGTLYLTGVIVLVYNIIRTVIQGSPVENELAEAPALAVISPNRLKGEKLHSWLERKPVQFMLLTTVAILIGGLIQILPTILVKSNIPTISAVKPYTPLELEGRDLYIREGCVGCHSQMVRPFRSEVERYGDYSKAGEFVYDHPFLWGSKRTGPDLAREGVKGKPFNGGRDDVWHFNHMYDPQGLNEKSIMPRYQWLIKDELDKSSTQDKMKAMVTLGVPYTEAEINNALKHMDEQATKIEANLLANPDIKKSFGAQTTSPLKDREIVALIAYLQRLGTDTQVKKQ, encoded by the coding sequence GGATGTTGGTAGGGCTAATTTTAGCGTTCCTATTTTTGTTTCCAAACTTAACAAGCGGCGTTTCGTTTTTAAGTTTTGGGCGCTTAAGACCTTTACACACCAATGCGGTCATTTTTGCCTTCGTTGGAAACGCAATGTTTGCAGGGGTTTATTACTCAATGCAGCGTTTATTAAAAACTAGAATGTTTAGCGACCTTTTAAGTAAAATTCACTTTTGGGGATGGCAGTTAATTATTGTTGCTGCAGCAATATCCTTACCATTAGGTTATTCTACTTCTAAAGAGTATGCAGAATTAGAATGGCCAATAGATATTGCAATTGCCTTAATTTGGGTGGTTTTTGGTATCAATATGATTGGAACCATCATTAAAAGAAGAGAACGCCATATTTATGTAGCAATTTGGTTCTATATTGCTACGTTTGTTACGGTTGCAGTACTTCATATTTTTAATAGTTTAGAGTTACCAGTTTCAGCAATGAAATCGTATTCAGTTTATGCTGGTGTTCAAGATGCCTTAGTTCAATGGTGGTATGGTCATAATGCAGTAGCATTTTTCTTAACTACTCCTTTCTTAGGTATGATGTATTATTTTGTGCCAAAAGTAGCTAACCGTCCGGTATACTCGTATAGATTATCAATTATTCACTTTTGGTCGTTAATCTTCATTTATATTTGGGCTGGACCTCACCACTTATTATACACAGCTTTACCAGATTGGGCTCAAAACTTAGGAGTTGTTTTCTCTGTAATGTTGATTGCTCCATCTTGGGGAGGTATGATTAATGGATTATTAACATTAAGAGGTGTTTGGGATAAAGTTCGTACTGATGCAGTATTGAAATTCTTCGTAGTAGCAATTACAGGGTATGGAATGGCAACTTTTGAAGGTCCAATGTTATCTTTAAAAAACGTAAACGCTATTGCTCACTTTACGGATTGGATTATTGCTCACGTACACGTAGGTGCCTTGGCTTGGAATGGTTTCTTATCATTTGGTATGATCTATTGGTTAATCCCACGAATGACCAAAACAAAATTATTCTCTGAAAAATTAGCAAATTTCCATTTTTGGATTGGTACCTTAGGTATTATTTTATATTCTCTTCCAATGTATGTTGCTGGTTTTTTACAAGCTTCTATGTGGAAACAATTTAAACCAGACGGTGGTGCTTTACAATATGGAAATTTTCTAGAAACGGTTACTGAAATTATGCCAATGTATTGGATGCGTGCAATTGGTGGTACTTTATATTTAACTGGAGTTATTGTGTTGGTTTACAATATTATAAGAACAGTAATTCAAGGCTCTCCTGTAGAAAATGAACTTGCTGAAGCTCCAGCCTTAGCTGTAATTTCTCCGAATCGTTTAAAAGGTGAAAAACTTCACTCTTGGTTAGAAAGAAAACCAGTTCAATTTATGTTATTAACAACAGTTGCGATTTTAATTGGTGGATTAATTCAAATTTTACCAACCATTTTAGTAAAATCAAACATTCCAACTATATCAGCTGTAAAACCATATACTCCTCTTGAATTAGAAGGTAGAGATTTATACATCCGTGAAGGTTGTGTGGGATGTCACTCACAAATGGTTCGTCCATTCCGTTCAGAAGTAGAGCGTTATGGTGACTATTCTAAAGCAGGAGAATTTGTTTATGATCATCCATTCTTATGGGGTTCAAAACGTACTGGTCCAGATTTAGCTCGTGAAGGAGTAAAAGGAAAACCATTCAATGGTGGTAGAGATGATGTATGGCACTTTAACCATATGTATGATCCACAAGGTTTAAATGAGAAATCTATTATGCCAAGATACCAGTGGTTAATTAAAGATGAACTTGACAAATCATCAACGCAAGATAAGATGAAAGCTATGGTTACATTAGGGGTTCCTTACACTGAAGCTGAAATCAATAATGCATTGAAACATATGGATGAACAAGCTACAAAAATTGAAGCTAATTTATTAGCCAATCCAGATATTAAAAAATCTTTTGGAGCTCAAACAACATCACCATTGAAAGATAGAGAGATTGTAGCGCTTATAGCTTACTTACAAAGATTAGGTACTGATACTCAAGTTAAAAAACAATAA